From the genome of Vicingaceae bacterium, one region includes:
- the sdhA gene encoding succinate dehydrogenase, translating to MKKLDAKIPPGPLEQKWTYFRSHCRLVNPANKRLLDVIVIGSGLAGSSAAATLAELGYNVKVFCFQDSPRRAHSIAAQGGINAAKNYKNDGDSVYRLFYDTIKGGDYRSREANVYRLAEVSANIIDQCVAQGVPFAREYGGLLDNRSFGGTQVQRTFYAAGQTGQQLLLGAYSALSKEIAKGTVQMFSRHEMMDIVVIDGKARGIIARNLVTGELERHSAHAVLLCSGGYGNVYYLSTNAMGSNCSAAWKAYKRGAFFANPCFTQIHPTCIPVSGDHQSKLTLMSESLRNDGRIWVPKKLEDAKAIREGRKTANDIPEEDRDYYLERRYPAFGNLVPRDVASRAAKERCDAGFGVNPTGQAVFLDFSYNLKYKYGKMEAHKRGIENPTEEQLFEFGKEIIKEKYGNLFDMYKQITGDDPYVTPMKIYPAVHYTMGGLWVDYHLMTTIPGLYALGECNFSDHGANRLGASALMQGLADGYFVIPYTIGEYLADEIRTGKIPTDTPEFDEAEKAVRDRINFFINNKGSKSVDYFHKRLGKVMWDKCGMSRNEKGLKEAIEEIRQIREEFWKEVRVPGSDTEYNPELDKAGRVADFLELGELMCIDALHRNESCGGHFREEYQTEDGEAKRDDENYAYVAAWEYKGPDSPPELHKEPLVFENIKLAQRSYK from the coding sequence ATGAAAAAATTAGATGCAAAAATTCCACCCGGCCCACTCGAACAAAAGTGGACATATTTTCGTTCGCACTGTCGTTTGGTGAATCCGGCAAACAAACGTTTGTTGGATGTGATTGTTATTGGGTCGGGACTTGCCGGTTCATCGGCTGCAGCTACATTGGCCGAGTTGGGGTATAATGTGAAGGTGTTTTGTTTTCAGGATTCGCCGAGGAGAGCTCACTCTATTGCAGCGCAAGGAGGAATCAATGCTGCCAAAAATTACAAAAACGACGGTGACAGTGTTTACCGTTTGTTTTATGATACAATTAAAGGAGGCGATTACCGTTCGAGAGAGGCCAACGTATACCGATTGGCAGAAGTGTCGGCAAATATCATTGATCAATGTGTTGCCCAGGGTGTGCCTTTTGCAAGGGAATATGGAGGATTGTTGGATAATCGCTCATTTGGCGGTACTCAGGTGCAAAGAACATTTTATGCCGCAGGACAGACCGGACAACAATTGTTGTTGGGCGCTTATTCCGCACTTTCAAAAGAGATTGCCAAAGGAACGGTGCAGATGTTTAGCCGTCATGAGATGATGGACATTGTGGTAATTGACGGTAAAGCAAGAGGAATTATTGCCCGCAATTTGGTTACCGGAGAACTTGAAAGACATTCAGCCCATGCGGTATTGTTGTGTAGCGGAGGTTATGGCAATGTATACTATCTTTCGACCAATGCCATGGGAAGCAACTGTAGTGCTGCATGGAAAGCATATAAAAGAGGGGCGTTCTTTGCAAACCCTTGTTTTACACAAATACATCCTACCTGCATTCCTGTGTCGGGAGACCATCAAAGTAAATTGACATTGATGTCTGAATCATTGAGAAATGACGGAAGAATATGGGTGCCGAAAAAACTGGAAGATGCTAAAGCGATAAGAGAAGGAAGAAAAACGGCCAATGATATTCCCGAGGAAGACAGAGATTATTATTTAGAAAGACGTTACCCAGCGTTTGGAAATCTGGTGCCGAGGGATGTAGCTTCAAGAGCGGCCAAAGAAAGATGTGATGCCGGTTTTGGAGTGAACCCCACCGGGCAGGCCGTGTTTTTGGACTTTTCCTATAACCTCAAATATAAATACGGTAAAATGGAAGCCCACAAAAGAGGCATTGAAAATCCCACAGAGGAACAATTGTTTGAATTTGGAAAAGAAATTATCAAAGAAAAATACGGCAACCTGTTTGATATGTATAAACAAATCACAGGTGACGATCCATATGTTACGCCGATGAAAATTTATCCTGCCGTACACTATACCATGGGTGGGCTTTGGGTAGATTATCATTTGATGACTACCATTCCGGGTTTGTATGCGCTGGGTGAGTGCAATTTTAGCGACCATGGTGCAAACCGTCTTGGTGCATCAGCGTTGATGCAAGGATTGGCCGATGGGTATTTTGTTATTCCATATACCATTGGAGAATATTTGGCCGATGAAATCCGTACAGGAAAAATTCCAACCGACACACCTGAATTTGACGAAGCCGAAAAAGCGGTAAGAGACAGAATAAACTTTTTCATCAACAATAAGGGTTCAAAAAGTGTGGATTATTTCCACAAACGTCTTGGAAAAGTAATGTGGGACAAATGTGGCATGTCAAGAAACGAAAAAGGATTGAAAGAAGCCATTGAAGAGATCAGACAGATAAGGGAAGAGTTTTGGAAAGAAGTGAGGGTGCCCGGATCGGATACTGAATATAATCCGGAGTTAGATAAAGCCGGCCGCGTTGCCGACTTTTTGGAGCTTGGCGAGTTGATGTGTATCGATGCATTACACAGAAACGAAAGTTGTGGCGGACACTTCAGAGAAGAATATCAAACAGAAGACGGAGAGGCAAAACGTGATGATGAAAACTACGCTTATGTAGCGGCCTGGGAATATAAAGGACCCGATTCGCCGCCTGAATTGCACAAAGAACCTTTGGTTTTTGAAAATATTAAATTGGCACAACGTAGTTATAAATAA
- the sdhC gene encoding succinate dehydrogenase produces the protein MSKKKCSSLGRKYWMAASGLFLIIFLAQHFTINFLSVVSADAFNEASHFMGTNPFVQFILQPILMAGVVFHFVMGFVLEIQNRSARPIKYNVSSGTANATWMSKNMIISGITILLFLLLHFIDFWFPEMHTKYVLGDMSGLNEAGEYRYYEELVEEFSNPLRVGVYILAFIFLSLHLLHGFQSAFQSFGLRHPKYTPFIKAFGNFFAIVIPAGFAVIAIYHYVAH, from the coding sequence ATGTCGAAAAAGAAATGTTCTTCTTTAGGTAGGAAATATTGGATGGCTGCTTCGGGATTGTTTTTGATTATTTTTTTAGCCCAGCATTTTACCATTAACTTTTTGTCGGTGGTGAGTGCCGATGCTTTTAATGAAGCTTCACATTTTATGGGAACCAATCCATTTGTGCAATTTATTTTACAACCTATTTTAATGGCCGGAGTGGTATTTCATTTTGTGATGGGGTTTGTTTTGGAGATACAGAACCGTTCGGCCCGTCCGATTAAATATAATGTTTCTTCGGGTACGGCAAATGCTACCTGGATGTCGAAGAATATGATCATATCGGGTATAACAATATTGTTATTTTTGTTGTTGCATTTTATAGATTTTTGGTTTCCCGAAATGCACACAAAATATGTGTTGGGTGACATGAGTGGATTGAATGAGGCAGGAGAGTACAGATATTATGAAGAGTTGGTAGAAGAATTCTCCAATCCGTTGAGGGTAGGAGTATATATTTTAGCGTTTATATTTTTGTCTTTGCATTTATTACACGGATTTCAATCGGCTTTTCAATCATTCGGATTGAGACATCCTAAATATACACCGTTTATCAAGGCATTTGGAAACTTTTTTGCCATTGTGATACCGGCAGGCTTTGCCGTTATTGCTATTTATCATTATGTTGCACATTAA
- a CDS encoding DNA-directed RNA polymerase sigma-70 factor — protein MWRIFKHKNYHNLTDEELIKRLRTNPEWHLWNELISRYQHLIYGTIMKYLANPDDAKDVFMEILEDYFEQFLKYEIRHFPSWIYQCTKNLCIRYLATRNKDTKKLLQYLELTQRHQEYTNELETVVEYSDEDLHKALQTLKVEQRVCIELFYLHNKTYQQIADLTGYTLKAVKSHIQNGKRNLKNLLTNDKTHS, from the coding sequence ATGTGGCGGATATTCAAACATAAAAACTACCATAATCTTACCGATGAGGAACTGATAAAACGTTTAAGAACCAATCCTGAATGGCATCTTTGGAATGAACTCATCAGCCGCTATCAACATTTAATTTATGGTACTATCATGAAATATCTTGCCAACCCCGATGATGCCAAAGATGTTTTTATGGAAATTTTGGAAGATTATTTTGAGCAATTTCTAAAATATGAAATCCGCCACTTCCCTTCATGGATTTATCAATGCACCAAAAACTTATGCATCAGATATTTGGCCACAAGAAATAAGGATACCAAAAAACTTTTACAATACTTGGAATTAACACAACGCCATCAGGAATATACAAACGAACTAGAAACGGTGGTTGAATATTCTGACGAAGATTTGCATAAAGCCCTGCAAACTTTGAAGGTTGAGCAACGTGTTTGTATAGAATTGTTTTATTTACACAATAAAACATATCAACAAATTGCCGACTTAACCGGATATACATTGAAAGCTGTTAAAAGCCATATTCAAAACGGAAAACGTAACCTTAAAAATTTACTCACCAATGACAAAACACATTCATAA
- the sdhB gene encoding succinate dehydrogenase yields MKLFLKIWRQKNADDTGRFVDYTIDGISPDMSFLEMLDVLNEQLIAKGEEPVAFDHDCREGICGMCSLVINGRPHGPQRGVTTCQLHMRSFKDGDTIVIEPWRAKPFPVIKDLVVDRSAFDRIIQAGGYISVNTGAAQDANNIPVPKEDADKAFAAATCIGCGACVAACKNASAMLFVAAKVSHLALLPQGRVEAKRRVLNMVRQMDEEGFGNCSNTGACEVECPKGISLENIARMNREFLWAKLTYENE; encoded by the coding sequence ATGAAACTGTTTTTAAAAATATGGCGTCAAAAAAATGCCGACGACACCGGAAGATTCGTAGATTATACGATCGACGGCATTTCTCCGGATATGTCGTTTTTAGAAATGCTTGATGTTTTAAATGAGCAGTTGATTGCCAAAGGAGAAGAACCTGTGGCTTTTGACCACGATTGTCGAGAAGGAATATGTGGCATGTGCTCCCTGGTGATCAACGGTCGTCCTCACGGACCTCAGAGAGGGGTAACCACATGCCAGTTACATATGCGGTCTTTCAAGGATGGTGATACCATTGTCATAGAACCATGGAGAGCAAAGCCATTTCCGGTGATTAAAGATTTGGTGGTGGACAGAAGTGCTTTTGACAGGATTATACAAGCAGGAGGGTATATTTCTGTCAATACAGGTGCCGCTCAGGATGCCAATAACATACCTGTACCCAAAGAAGATGCAGATAAAGCATTTGCCGCTGCTACATGTATTGGGTGTGGGGCATGTGTGGCGGCTTGTAAAAATGCGTCGGCTATGCTATTTGTTGCTGCCAAGGTTTCGCATCTCGCCTTATTACCACAAGGTAGGGTTGAGGCCAAACGCAGAGTATTAAATATGGTTAGGCAGATGGACGAGGAAGGATTCGGCAATTGCAGCAATACGGGTGCTTGTGAGGTGGAATGTCCGAAAGGAATCTCATTGGAAAATATTGCCAGAATGAATCGTGAATTTTTATGGGCAAAATTGACCTATGAAAATGAATAG